Genomic DNA from Actinomycetes bacterium:
GCGACCGTCTGGGTGCACGACTACCAGCTGCAGCTGGTGCCCGCGATGCTGCGCCGGGCCCGACCCGACCTGCGGATCGGCTTCTTCAACCACATCCCGTTCCCCGGCTACGAGATCTTCGCGCAGCTGCCGTGGCGCTCGGAGATCGTCGAGGGGCTGCTGGGTGCCGACCTGGTCGGCTTCCAGCGCCAGCAGGACGTCACCAACTTCCTGCGGGCCGCCAGGAGGGCGGCCGGCCGCAGCACGAAGGGCGCCGGGGTGACGGCCGGCTCCGAAGGCAGCCGCCGGGTCCGTGCCGGGACGTTCCCCATCTCCATCGACGCAGCGAGCCTCGAGGAGGTCGCCCGCCGGGACGACGTGCAGGCACGGGCCAAGGAGATCAGGACCGCCCTCGGCGACCCGCAGACCGTCCTGCTCGGCGTCGACCGGCTCGACTACACGAAGGGCATCCTGCACCGGCTCAAGGCCTACGGCGAGCTGTTGCGCGAGCGACGGCTCGGCCCGCCGTCCGCCGTGCTGGTGCAGGTGGCCAGCCCGAGCCGCGAGCGCGTCGAGCAGTACCAGGTGCTGCGCGACGAGGTCGAGGGCACGGTCGGCCGCATCAACGGCGACCACAGCGTGCTCGGGCACCCGGCCGTGCACTACCTGCACCACGCCTACCCGCGCGAGGAGATGGCCGCCCTCTACCTCGCCGCGGACGTGCTCCTGGTGACCTCGCTGCGAGACGGCATGAACCTGGTCGCCAAGGAGTACGTCGCCTGCCGCTTCGACGAGACCGGCGCACTGGTGCTCAGCGAGTTCACCGGGGCTGCCGACGAGCTCACGGCGGCCTACGGCATCAACCCGCACGACATCGAGGGATTCAAGGACACCGTGATGCGCGCGGTCGAGGCGTCGCCCGCCGAGTCGCGGCGGCGGATGCGGTCGATGCGGCGCCGGGTGCGCGAGCACGACGTCGCCGCCTGGGCGGCCGACTTCCTCGGCGTGCTGCAGCAGGGCGACTGACGAGCGCCTCGGTGCCGAGGTGCTGCCCGGTCAGTCGGCCTCGCCGACGCGGGTCCTGAGGTCCCGGAGGATCTGCTGGCTGGCCAGCTTGCCGGGAGCACCCATGACGCAGCCGCCGGGGTGGGTGCCGGAGCCGCACTGGTAGTAGCCGTCGATCGGCGTGCGGTACTGGCTCCATCCCGGAGCCGGCCGGAAGAAGTACATCTGCGGCGCGAAGAACTCGCCGGCGAAGATGTTTCCCTCGGTCAGACCCACGGTGCGCTCGATGTCGAGCGGCGTCTGCACCTCGCGCTGCAGCACGAGGTCGCCGAAGCCTGGGAAGAACGACTCGAGCGTCGCCTGCACGGTGTCGGCGAAGCGGTCCCGCTCGGTGTCCCAGTCGCTGCCCTTGAGGTGGTAGGGCGCGTACTGCACGAAGCACGACATGACGTGCTTGCCGGGAGGCGCCATGTCCGGGTCGACGAACGACTGGATGGCACAGTCGATGTAGGGCCGCTTGCTGTACCACCCGTACTTCGCGTCGTCGAAGGCCCGCTCGAGGTACTCCATGGTCGGGCCGATGTTGACGAACCCGTAGTACTGGTCGGTGCTGTCGCCGAGCGCGGGGTAGCGCGGAGCTCCGTCCAGCGCGAAGTTTACCTTCGCGGAGGTGCCCTGGAACCGCAGGCGGTCGATGTTCTCGACCAGCTCGCTGGGCAGCTCGCGCGGCTCGACCAGCTGGGTGAAGGTGCGTCGCGGGTCCAGGGCGCTGACGACCGTCGGCGCCGTGAGCTCCGTGCCGTCCTCGAGGGCGACGCCCACGGCTGCGCCGTTCCTGGTGATGACCGACGCCACGGGGGCGTTCAGCATGATCTCGGCGCCGTACGCCTGAGCTGCGCGCGCGAGCACCTGAGTGAAGCCGCCGTTGCCGCCCTTGTGGAACGACCAGGCGCCGAAGTGCCCGTCGTGCTCGCCGAGCGAGTGGTACAGCAGCACCAGGCCGGATCCCTGCGACATCGGCCCGACCTTGGTCCCGATGATGCCGGAGGACGCGATGTAGCCCTTGAGGATGTCGCTCTCGAAGTAGTCGTCGAGGAAGTCGGCGGCACTGCCCGTGATCAGCCGCACCAGGTCGTGGAGCACCTTCTGGTCGACGCCGCCGAGGTGCTTCAGCAGGTCCGCGGTCTCAGCCAGGTCCTGCGGCGACTTGCCGAAGACGTTGGGCGGCACCTTGTCGAGCAGCGGCTTGACCACCTGGCAGACACGCTCGACGTCGTACTCGTACCGGTCCATCGCGTCGGCGTCGTGCGACGAGTGGCGGGTGATCTCCTTGATGTTCTCGTCGCGGTCCTGCCCGAGCAGGAGGTAGTCGCCGTTCTCCATGGGGGCGAACGACGACGGCATGAGGATCGGCATGAAGCCGTGCTTGACGAGCTCGAGCTCCTGGACGATGTCCGGCCGGAGCAGGCTCAGCGCGTACGAGAACGAGGTGAACTGGAACCCCGGGCGCAGCTCCTCGGTGATGGCCGCCCCGCCGACGAGGTGCCGGCGCTCGACGATGAGCACCTGCAGGCCGGCCTTCGCGAGGTAGGCGCCGTTGACGAGGCCGTTGTGCCCGCCGCCGACGATGATGGCGTCGTACGCCCTGGTCGCGGGTGCCATGTCAGGCCGTCTTCCTGGGCGGGTTGAAGAACGGCAGCTTGGTGACAGCGGCCGCGACCGTCTCGTAGTGGTGGTTGATGGTCAGCTCGAGGTTCACCCGGGTGCCTGCGGAGGCGAGGTCGGGCCGGACCCGGGCCATCGCGATGTGCTGCTGGAGCACGGGTGAGTACATCAGGCTGGTGGCGTAGCCGACCCGTTCGCCGACGTCGTCGTACAGCATCGACTCGTAGTCCAGAGGGGTCTCGTCCTTCGGGGGGACGAGACCGGCCCGGTTGTAGACCCGGTCGTAGTCCAACCAGTCGAGCACCAGGCCCACGGTGGCCCAGCGCGAGGTCTTCTCGGCCAGCTCGCGGCGCAGCGCCTGCCGCCCGATGAACGGGCGGGTGTCGTCGTCGATGCTCTTGAGCATCCAGCCGAAGCCGAGCTCCTTGGGCGTGATGCGGTCGTGGTCGGTGTAGGCGAGCCGGCTCGACGAGAACTCGACGTTGATGAGGACCAGGCCCGCCTCGATGCGGCTCATCAGCAGCGCCTCCTCGCCGAAGGGCCGGAGACCATGGCCCTGGCCTGCCTCGATCACGGCGTCGAGCACACCGATCGCGTCGTCCCGCGGCACCCGGACCTCGTAGCCCAGGTCACCGGTGTAGCCGGTGCGCGAGACCGTCACCGCCGCGCTGCCGATCTTGGTGTCGGTGTGCTCGAAGTACCGGAGCCCCTCGATCCCCGGCGCGACCTTCGCGAGGATCTCGCGGGACCTCGGGCCCTGCACGGCAAGCATGCCGTAGTGGTCGGTGACGTCCTCGATCGTCACGTCCAGGCGCCCGACGAGGTCGCTGAGGTAGCCGAGGTTCGGCTCCGCCGCCGTGAGCAGGAAGTCGGTCGCCGAGTGCCGGAAGAGCACGCCGTCCTCGAGAACGAACCCCCGGTCGTCGCACCAGACCGTGTACTGCGCGCGGCCGGGCCGGCAGGTCCGGATGTCGCGGGTCATCACCCCCGCCAGCAGCCGCTCGGAGTCACGGCCGGTGATCCGGAACTTGTACAGCGGCGAGGTGTCGAAGAAGCCCGCGCTGTTGCGGATCGCGAAGTACTCCTGCTTGGGCGACATCTGGTACTTCAGGGCCGACAGGTAGCCGGACCAGTGGCCCCACCGCTTCGTGGTG
This window encodes:
- a CDS encoding trehalose-6-phosphate synthase, whose translation is MHDFVVVANRLPVDRVEELDGDVHWRPSPGGLVAALEPVMRAGDGAWVGWSGAPGEADDPFDADGMHLVPVGLSESEVADYYAGFSNATLWPLYHDVIAPPVFHRQWWKAYLVVNERFAEAAAAEAADAATVWVHDYQLQLVPAMLRRARPDLRIGFFNHIPFPGYEIFAQLPWRSEIVEGLLGADLVGFQRQQDVTNFLRAARRAAGRSTKGAGVTAGSEGSRRVRAGTFPISIDAASLEEVARRDDVQARAKEIRTALGDPQTVLLGVDRLDYTKGILHRLKAYGELLRERRLGPPSAVLVQVASPSRERVEQYQVLRDEVEGTVGRINGDHSVLGHPAVHYLHHAYPREEMAALYLAADVLLVTSLRDGMNLVAKEYVACRFDETGALVLSEFTGAADELTAAYGINPHDIEGFKDTVMRAVEASPAESRRRMRSMRRRVREHDVAAWAADFLGVLQQGD
- a CDS encoding aminomethyltransferase family protein produces the protein MIKTTPFHERLDQLNTTKRWGHWSGYLSALKYQMSPKQEYFAIRNSAGFFDTSPLYKFRITGRDSERLLAGVMTRDIRTCRPGRAQYTVWCDDRGFVLEDGVLFRHSATDFLLTAAEPNLGYLSDLVGRLDVTIEDVTDHYGMLAVQGPRSREILAKVAPGIEGLRYFEHTDTKIGSAAVTVSRTGYTGDLGYEVRVPRDDAIGVLDAVIEAGQGHGLRPFGEEALLMSRIEAGLVLINVEFSSSRLAYTDHDRITPKELGFGWMLKSIDDDTRPFIGRQALRRELAEKTSRWATVGLVLDWLDYDRVYNRAGLVPPKDETPLDYESMLYDDVGERVGYATSLMYSPVLQQHIAMARVRPDLASAGTRVNLELTINHHYETVAAAVTKLPFFNPPRKTA
- a CDS encoding NAD(P)/FAD-dependent oxidoreductase — its product is MAPATRAYDAIIVGGGHNGLVNGAYLAKAGLQVLIVERRHLVGGAAITEELRPGFQFTSFSYALSLLRPDIVQELELVKHGFMPILMPSSFAPMENGDYLLLGQDRDENIKEITRHSSHDADAMDRYEYDVERVCQVVKPLLDKVPPNVFGKSPQDLAETADLLKHLGGVDQKVLHDLVRLITGSAADFLDDYFESDILKGYIASSGIIGTKVGPMSQGSGLVLLYHSLGEHDGHFGAWSFHKGGNGGFTQVLARAAQAYGAEIMLNAPVASVITRNGAAVGVALEDGTELTAPTVVSALDPRRTFTQLVEPRELPSELVENIDRLRFQGTSAKVNFALDGAPRYPALGDSTDQYYGFVNIGPTMEYLERAFDDAKYGWYSKRPYIDCAIQSFVDPDMAPPGKHVMSCFVQYAPYHLKGSDWDTERDRFADTVQATLESFFPGFGDLVLQREVQTPLDIERTVGLTEGNIFAGEFFAPQMYFFRPAPGWSQYRTPIDGYYQCGSGTHPGGCVMGAPGKLASQQILRDLRTRVGEAD